CTTAGGTGGAATATGGGGATTTGGATCGACCAGGATCTTCAAGTCCTGGGGGAACATCACAGTCGAAAATGCAGCATCTTCTCCATCAGGTCTTAGATAAATTCTACCCCAAACGCTACAAGCAAAACATTACTCCTGAACAGCTCAGGTAAATTGTTGGTTCTTCTACACTttgcactgaaaacaaattttacttGCAAAATTCCGTCTTTAAGAAGTTTCAAGGAGCCCTGTCAAGATAATTTAATGTAGAAACTTAAACAAATCATAAGtgtcaggaaaagaaaaggttcctttaaaagaaaatagcagtTAACTAATATAAAAAGAGCCAAATCACCAACTAATTTTCCCACAGACAAAAAGTTGAAGCCTTTCACTTCGCAATTAGCCATCTCTTGTTATAAAAAAATCTAACCTAAGcctaaaatgaatttttttttttctgaatttttctcttATCCTTCTCCCAAGTGTCAATTGGATCCAGATGCCTAACATTTGCAACAAGCCATAAAGCCAGCACATACGGGCTGCTTCGGGCCATGTAGTAATTCTGGTAGGACATATTTTGGCAGGGTTTTTTGATGTTCTGACTTGGAAATTCTCAAATACAATGCAGAGATCTCAAGTACTTGAGTACAGAATTCAGCTGCTGCCATGGATCTCAGCTCTAACTGTTTTAAAGGGAGAAAATGGTCATCTTCCAGACCCAAAGCTACTTAGGGATGCAGTGGTGGAACTAACACAATTTCCTCTTGTTGGAAGCACATTTCCATCTGCATGTAGCAAGATAGCTGCCAAACTATCCCTAGTGAGCCAGATCAAGAATGAGTTAATATATATTGCTACTCTGTATAGAGCAGACTACAGACAAGATGAAGGTGAGGGTATAATTGAATGTGAAGACAAGCTGGGCAGGATTTTACTGTAACAGCTGCCTGAATGTTTGTAGCTacagttttttaatatatacaccAGTGAGCAACCCATGTGTGACTGATATTCCTGAGCATTACAGTATAACTAGTAGTAAAATAATGGTGGAAGTAGagaaaatgctaaaataaacTCAGGTTGTACAACTCACCCTGTCCACTGTGCTGTGTAGAACAACCCTTTTGGAATAAAAGGTACATTTATTAACTGTGTCAATTTTACCCACCTTTCTTTGGAAGACATTAGTAAATAATGCTGTCTTGTGTCTTGGATTCTGAAAGgcaactggctgacaggctgGCAACAAAGTGGATGGTGCTGCAGGGGTGCTCACCACCAGAATGTGTTCGAATTTATTTGACGGTGGCCCGGAAATGGCCTCTCTTTGGAACCAAAATATTTGCTGCTAAGGTAACTGGAGCACACCTTTCTTCTGTTCCTGAGAGTGAACTGTCTGAGCAGAGATGTATCTATGTTCTCTGGTAACATGGGTTGAAAATGCTTCTActtcagaaggggaaaaaaaattcaatactCTGTTTTGAATGAACAGCTCTGGTATCACAAAGGTTtagaaggaagggagagaaatatGTTCTAAACGCTAGGGGTTGCTAGCGTTCAGTAAATAAATACTGAAGGTTCCCTGGCTGCATCAGTTGATCAAAATACAGAGTACTACCTCTCCTTACAAAGCTTGCCAATGTTTTCTCAGGCAGGAATTTCCCTGGTCATCAAGGCTACAATGATagtttaaaaaatactatttacaTAGTGGAAAGCAGGTGGAAGGGAAGAGTCCCCTGTAAATCACACCTGGCAGCTGATGCTATCTAAAAGGAGAATGGGTATTTCAGTCCTGTTCTCTGCTTGATGCAGAGCTGGTTGCTTTCCTTGCCACATGAGAGAGGCAAGAACTGCTAATgcagaaacaaaaactgaagCACATACTGGGTAAGCTGCCAGCCCATAGGCATCAGTAGGAGAGCAAAGAACAGCTGGAGGGAGTACTTCTCCCAGGAGCTTGTACTATCCCTCAGCTCATACCACACTGGAGCTCTGTACCTACTACACTTGTCCAAACTAATGTCTTAGCACATAGTGGCTGTCTGAGAAATCTTGTTTTGCCATTAAGCGTCTTCCCCAACCCAGCAGAAATTTCCTGTGTTGAAAGCTAGAAATGGGTCTTGTTCATGGTTACATGTCTCTTGTTTTGAAGTCAAAGCTGCTGTAGTTACAGAATAAGGTCTAAGGATGAAAGGGAGCTCTTCAGTAAATATACAAGAAGTTTTTGAAAAGACAATTATTTCCACTGTCAGGAATAAAAGCAGAAGAGGTTACTGGTATTTGAGGTTACTGACACTGAAGAATCAGAATATAGAATAGTTCCACACAGAGTTTAAGTAATGTTGATTTTTCTGatgattaatatattttataacttCTAATAGTTAAACAGCAAAGCCTATGGCATTAGCCATGTAATGGCAGATTCCCAGGAAAGATTCATGTCATTAGCCATAACAACACATAACTCATCTTTAACAGATAATTGATGCACATGCATTGAAATATGTAAGAAAGAAGATTGCACTGATGTGCATTTACATTCGATGTAAATCTGAAAAGATTAtataactgaaaaattattccAGATTTTGAGAAAAGTCCTCTTAAAAATCAAAGCAGGTCAGACCAGTAAGCCTACAGGATTCTCTCTCATCTTCACTTTATCCTTAAAAACCAAGATTAATGTCAGAAACATCTTTGTGTGGTGGTCAAGAAATacctaaattaattattttctctttctctagcCTGTTTTGCCTTCCTCATTGGAAGACTGTCCAGTCTGGATAGCTGTGAATGAAGATGGTATCAGCATACTGGATTATAACATTATGGTATGGTGAGGAAcactgtttaagaaaaataacttACCTCCCACAGAAAGACATTCCCCTGAGTCCACTAACAGTCACTAAAAGTTTGTCTTTAACTTCAAATGGATCCAGAAGTTAATTTGTAGAAGTCAGAGATGAGGGAAGTCAGTGCTATGTTTGAATGCTAcataaacaaaggaaaattacAGCTACAGTGTAAGGTAGGCTTTCATGTAAAAGCTAACTGCCTCTTTGATGGGCAGCGAACATGCTCATACATCTTGCAAAATCTCCTTGGTATCTGCTTTACTACCACCATCTGGGATATAACACATTTGGACTATTGCTCTGAAGCAGTGAGGCTTGAGCAAGACAGGAGTAAACTACAAATTCAGTTCTCACTTGAGCTTTCTCTGCCAGCTGTTACCTATAGAGCCAGTTACCTGTATTGCCTATTACTGCTGGAGATCTGGTGTTCTTGCAGTAAGTAGCAAGTGTATTAGTTTAAGGTGGCcgttttttcttttacagaactATGACTGTTTCAAACTCTCTGTTGTCTGCAGCACTTGAAGGTCTCTTATTCATACTCCTCTGTGCTGACCTTTGGAGGCTGTCGAGATGACTTCATGATTGTAGTCAGTCAAATGAAAGAAAGGACTTCTGGaaaaaacagcactgaaaaactCCTTTTCACAATGGCAATTCCAAAGGTAATTCCAAAATGAACAGTGAGTTTCTTTTGAGCTGGCAGTATCACAGCTGGGCATTTTGTACAAGCCCTGGGGACTGTACTTTTGGCTGCTGCACTAGCTATATACATTCAAAAAATCCCTTGTAAACTGGAACTTTTAATCAAGAGACTTACTCTTCCTAACTCTTAAAGACAGACCTTcatttcaaaaccaaacaatTCCATGTGAGAGCCATTTGCAGAAGTTATGCAGTCAATAGGTTCTAAAAATCAAAGGGCACTCTTGCCTCTAATTGACTTACAGTtaatcattttcttttttccctagaTTGTTGAAGCAACACTTCTTATTGCCAGCTATATTAACTACCGTTCAACACCTTCACTCCTGTCTTCCACGCAGCCCTCCCGAAGCAAAACACCTTCTAACAAGCTCTGGGAGACTGAAAGTCGGTGCTTTTTGCCTTCCATGCCCCGAAGCACCAAGGGGCCCACCCTGCTTTGAGGGCTCATTCCAAATGGCTTtggattttggtttggtttttttttttttgttcggggtggggtttttttggtggtgggttttggtggcttgggttggcttttttttttttttgactgctctGTACTGAATTGGAGACTCCATGATTTTGCTGGTTACACACCTTACTTTAATGTGGGCTCTGATTCTTTTTCTGTAGTGGTAGACAAAGTTCCTTAGTGTGGGTAGAGGCAGCGtcctttctcttaaaaaaaccctgttgatTTTGGGGACTGTGCAGGAGATTCTTTTCCATGCCACACTCCATCCAAAATACCATGCCTCAGGTCATCTGCCTGCACAGTGCTCCAGTCACATCTGCCCTCTTCCCTTGCAGCCATCCTTCTTCCATCTCCTGATCATACTGCTTTGCTTACAAGCACATACGTTTTCTTCGATCCCTCCCAATTTCAGCTTTGCACCTGCCTTAGATCACTGCACACCCTGTGTCTGGAATCTCAGTTCAGCTCTTAAAACTCCTAGTGACCCCTTTTCCTCATCATAGCCCCTTTCAGTTATTATCATTATTTCCAATAGTCTTCTGTTTGCATCAATCCCTAACTTGCTCACTTCTTACCTAAATTAGACTACACCCTCTGCAAGGCAGATTTAAATGGTATATAGGCTTCTATCTGACTGCAATGGGCTGAACTCACAGTCctattaaaagtaaaaacagGTGGTAATGGATAGTGTGGCATGAATCCTGTACAAGGATGCATCCTGTTGAATACTGCCTGTATTAGGAGCTGCACATCACTGCATCATAAAGTAGATACACACTGAAAAGGCTATGACTGGAGTGTAAAGATTAACATGACATAGTCTGATCAGGTAGTTTAGACCTAacttcagctctgtgctctggtgGTGACTAGCCATCATATTAAAGTTTTTACCACTGTTTAAATTCAATGGTGCCACTCCCAGAACAACTATTAGGATAGTATTTTTGCAGAGACTATAATAGTTGTTATGCAACTGCTTAACACAACTCAGAggacaatttatttttccttagagCTATAACAACTCCTCCCTGAAACTGATGCTAATATTGAAAGACAAAAACTTTCCAAGTCCTTGCTCCATATGTGAAAGAAAAGACACGGTTGAGAAGGAAGAGGAACTCAACTGACGAGAATAGTTCTGATGCAAGTCAAGGGTAATTTCAGACCCGAAATAGGGAGCACAGAATTAGAGTTCAGTGCTACTcaagaatattttaaacttttaaataaaggTGGAAACCTAGTGTCTTTGCACGTTGAGGACTCAAAGCAGACTGGAACAGTGTCGGAGGATGCCCTAGCTCCTACAGGACTGATGCATTTCAGGAGTCGACGCTGTTCTTCGCAATTAGATGGACATTAGATCTCTGCTGCAGGGCTGAATGTGTCACGTGCTCCTCCATCTGACAAGCACTTTCAAAGACTCTTTTTTGTTAATCACTGTTGTAGATGTTTTGGGATGTGTTTGGAACTGCACATAATCTCAGACAAAGGAAGACAAGGCAAGCAAATTTTGTACTTTTTCTATCTTTCAGCAGCTGGAACAGATCTTCCCAAACCATCTCTTGTCATTCTGACTTGACAGAGGCTGATCCTTTCAAACTCCTGCTTCCTTCATGCTACTGTAGCAAGGAGGAGGTAGTCAGCAAATGCGTACTCAAGTATTGTTCTTCTGACTTTCCTAGAGAATGGTGGGTGGCTTTTTGTTGATCTGTTTCAGAGGGACTTGGTTATGATTGAGAAAGGCAATggattttaaacaaataaaagagaaatagcaATTCTTGAAAAATCTAAATTTACCTGGCTTAAATTCAGCTATTTTGATAAGCATTCTGACAAAACAGGAAGAATAACTCCCCTTTCAAAAGTACCATGTGCAACTTCATAATAATTATGCATTCATGGGCAACTTTCCCAAATTAAAAGTGTGAATCCAAGCATTAGAAAGAATTCAGCAATAGCAAACCAGAGCTATTTGCAAATGAATAAACCAACCATACCCATGTTTTTACTCTAGTACCTGCCATCAACCTTGAACCATTCAACTCATGCACACAGAGGAGCTGATACTTCAAGAAGTTTTTGATTCACACGTAGAATGGGTGCAAAGCCACAAATTAAGAGAACAGCATGAGACAGGCAAAAATAATTCCAAACAATATCTTAGCAACATctttgtaacattaaaaaaacagaaataaaaaaatactcaaaCCCATGGTGGGTTGTAGAAACAATATGGCAGATGTGAGCCAGGAAAAGATTGTATGAAGAGACACCTGATTTGCACATGCTGTAATGTATCCACTTGTTCTGAATTCAAGGACCATCCCTTGAAGATATGGAAAAGGGTAGAAGTTTTCTGAGCCAAGAACAATTATGAGAAGGTATTTAGtcttttttcttaatacttttaGTCACCTCTATATCCTGATAGAGTGGTCAGTAGTATgtatttcctctctttcttaCACATGCGCACAGAGTGATCTTAGTGTAGCTGCAACTGAGAGAGCATCGTTCCTCCTCACTGTCACCTGTGCCTAACAATTCCTCCTGTATCTGAAGGTCCGTTTGGCAGCCTGCTTCTGGTATCCCACCAGTAACAAAGCTGCTTCAGAATAAGCTGAGCTGTCATCGGTGCTGGGAAGGCTCAAGGCATAAAAGTCTCCACAGTTCAGAGGCTGTACTTAACCTTACAGTGCTCACACTTGTGTCCTTAGAGACTTGTACCAGGGCAAACAGGAAGCAGAAATGTTGAATAAGTAAGAGCTGTCCTGAAGCTCATTATTTTCTGCCACAACTGCACTTTAAATTGAGAAGCATGGCATATAGAACTTCCTTTCTTgcttatttcttaaaaatattcacCAATACTTGAGTAGTTCAGGGACCACCCCACTCTGATGGATGCACATATACCTCCTATTTATACCTTACCCGACTTCAACCAACCAACCCTGTGTAGATACCtattttgtatgatttttttggtagagaaaaccatttttattttaatcaatgCTTTTGGCAATGACTATTGCTACAGCATAGAACGAGAAGACAAAAGCCTTTGTTTTCCTAACTGCTGTGTGTATGTAAAAGACTGGGAGATACTGTgagatttctgtttgttcttaATAAAATGCAGTTACAATGAATTAAACTGTATTATTCTCAGAATGAAAGAAACTCTTCTAAAGCCAAAATAGTCTTGatgtaaataaaaatagacaAAGACTGTGTTGGTATCCAGGCATGTACCTGGTGCAGACCTGCCCTAGTTGGGTTCCTTGTTTCTCTCTGCTGATCTTCTCTCAGCTTTAGTTGCAGTGTGCTCCCAGGGGCACAGGATGGTCACTCCTTCAGAAGATGGCTAAAGCAATCTTCCAGACTTCCTCCTGGGATGCAGCTATGTGGTCATTTCTTCAGTGCACATTCTCAGGACTTCATGCAATTTTTACAGCATAGTCCATGTTCCCAGCACACTCTTAAACTCAAGGCTCTGTCCATTTTGCTgagatataatttattttctgatgtgCTCTCCCCATGGTTCAGCAAATCTTGCTGCTCCTATAGTGCTCCTCAAGGGCCTTGACCATTTTTCCTCCCCATGAAGAAACAGCCTGCCTGAACCACACCCTGAGCCATACGCAACTCAAACATACCACATGGCTCTTAGTCAGAGGACCTCTGCTGTCGTCATGGGCACAGTCACACTCCCAGGGCCTGATGGCACTGTTAACAGCTGATTTCTGCCTCTGCCCCAACACCCACCCTTCTCCATTCTGCCTGCACTTGCAACCAAACAGAGTCTTCATCAGGGTGCTGCTTCACCAGCTTCAGAGACCTACCAACTTACATTACAGCACCACTGGAATTAAACATCTGGCCAACCCCAAcatttcatttatgaaaaataaaactgtaaacaaTTAAGTAACCTAGACCCAAAACCTTACCCAAAAGCCAGTGGCAACATCCCCAAGCTGCTGCCTTTCACTTGGACAACGAGAATACTTCCTGTGACATGAGCTAACCTGTTTTTCAAACTTCATggtactgtgaaaaaaaatcaaccacctTATCTCTACCATATCACATGATGGTATGTTGCCACATGTTTTAATTACAGATTATGTAGATGAGCATAGTACAGCATTATATGCAAAGGAGCATAATCCCTAGGCTCCTGCCAACTCGACAGTTTAGCTCTTGTTTTGATATTTCATTTGTCTCAGTTATATTACTAAGgagtcatggaaaaaaaagagaaagattccAGTAACAGGTTACCGTAACTTTCAGCTCACCAACAAAGAATTTCCCAATCCTAAGCGCACAGATCAATCAAGCTTTATTCACATAGTCATAATCATTATTTCCAACAATACACATTTCTCATATTCTCAGAGCAATTGATGTGGCCCTTTCAATGCCACATCTTCtccatgtcctgtgtcaccaTGCCCCTGCCCCTTCAGCAATGGGTCCACATTTTCCCTGCCTTTGTTTTGCTACTTATGTACTTACAGAAGCCCTTCTTCTTGCCTTTGACATCCCTCAACAGATCCAGCTCCTagtgggctttggctttcctaactgCATCCCAGACAGCGTTGTGGTACTCCCACCAggtcacctgtccctgcttccacctccTATATACTTCCTTTTTGAGTGTTTGAGTTTTGCCAGGAGCAAATTGTTCATCCACGCAGGCTTCCTGCTCGTTGGGGTGGACTGTTCTTGAGCttagaggaggtgatccttcacTATCAATCAGCTTTTTTGGATTGCTCTTCCCTCTAGGGCGCCATCCCATGGAACTCTTTCAAGCAGATCCCCAAAGAggtcaaagtctgctctcctatgtttattttattaaatataattgaATGCGAcagtgtattttaattttatggtattttatttctgaaattctcCCGTGGATCAGGAAGTTACCATCCCAGCCCATACATGAGCTTTGGTATTTAGAGTGGTCTATGCTTTTTTCAAGCAGagttaaacagaaacaaacaaaaaaattacatatttttggcAGTCCAGCCAAGGTTACATTAACAGTTTGTCATAATTTTCAGATCCACAAGGAAGTAAACATTTGATGCATGTTCTTGCCTCCCTTTGCCCTGTTTCCCCATAATTCACTTCTGGAGAGGCAAGTCTGAGTCTAAAAAGTTCTGCTCACCTGTCTTCATAGCAGAGGATTTCAAGGTTCACTTCTGTGCTTCAGTTGACATTTGCTGTAACAGCTCTGTGAACCTGCACGGGCCTTTAGCCCTAACATCACTGTACTGCTGCATCACTTCCCactcatataattaaaaaaagccaTGGGGCAGTTTTGCTTGCTTTTCCATGTGTCTCTCTGAGTCCTGCTGCACGTTtgctgccttgattttttttttttactattttattccACTTGACTGTGGAGCTGTCTTCCTCTGCTCCAGGATTTCTTGACAACTTTTGTACACTTCTATCAAGCAGTCCAGACGTGGCTTGGAGTTCTAGAATTTAAGTCAAACAACAGAGAATCAGGCTCTGAACTGACTGTAAAAGAGCTGGAAAGCTTTAAGTTCCCCCTGATGAGAGTGTCAGGCAGAGAAAGGAATGTGGAGACAGCTGACACAAAGCTGACTATCAGAAGTATGCATGTATAAGGAAAGCAACACCAAGATATGCATAGTTGATGAGCTTTCTCACGTTAAGTCAATGGAGAATAGATTTCCTTTTTACATGTTTGTTGAGAAATAATCCATCAGACTTCAGGAGGTGTTTGATGTAAGCTGGTGATACTGGAATGCAAAGCCATTCCCATAAGCCATACCTGCTCTGTGGAGAAAAATGCCAGTCCCTAAAGGTGTCAGGTCAAAAGATGCAGCACCATTCTGCAGTTAGCCTGAATCTCTCACCACATCAGAAATCCTCCCCTTTCTCAGCTCACAGTTCAGAGTGACAGCATGGAAGAACACCCACTCCTCCCAACCCACTAACCTTCCTCTTACGCTGTACTCCCTCTAGAGACCTACCAAACAGCTGGTTTCCATACACTAATCCACCATCCTAGAAGACCTCCACCCTGAAAAATATACCTTCAGGACAGGGAATTTAGACACCTGGCCCTTGGCCTCTGCTAGTATTGTCAACAAAAGGACAACGGAAGGTTAACCGAAACTATCAATTCATTTCACACAAAGAGCGAATGCTGGTCAAAGTATAACGATTTCCCACCACTTCTAACCTGGACCAGATTAAAATCAGCAAGGAGGTGAAAGTTTCCCTGTCCCCCAGTCCCTATGGTCTCATGACTTTTGAGCTCCCAAAACAGTGTTACTGTGTAAAGTCCATCCAACGCCTCTCCTTGCAAGCGTTGCTTAAGAGAACAACAGGTCAATTCAGCGCAGAAGTGCTCCTGGGCTCAGTGACACGGTAAACTGTATTTCTGAAGGCTGATATAACTTAAGAGGAACCCAAGGAAGGACACGCGATAAAGTTACTAATTACTGCTCCTTCAAAACTAAGTAACATACTAACTTGCATGTTAAAGTGAGAACTACTGATGGGTAATGAATTGCAAACTGAGACAGCTCTTTCTGTACCTCTTCTGCTGGGTGGTCAACTCTACCAATACTAAGGtatttccatgaaaataaaactgtCCAGAGTTGGgctagaaaaaaaagcaaaactacacAAATGCCAGGCAGCATCTTTGAAGCTGGCAAGGAGCATGTGTAACTAAACCCAGGTTCCTGATGGTAGGTCTCTGGAATTTATCAGTTGTTAATTTCCAAGCAAAGAAATCAATTTTTTCCTTTGACTATGTGTGAAATACTGAATTTGTATTATTGTTAGTAAATGTCTTTACAAATGTGGGACTGAGTTAGCAAGTATCAATGGAATAGTCTATTTATACCCATAAGTATGTATCTGAAGACTAACTGTATCCAGTCATAAACTGAATGCGGACTACAAAATGATAAGTCACCAGCAGCAGGTGAATTACAAAGGACAGAGAGGGCTATAAAGCTCAGCAGATTAAGGTGTGAGGGACTCCTATACGGCTTACCACCACTCAAGGGTCAGGGCATTGTTGTGTTAGGCGTGtacatgcagaaagaaaatccACCCCAAAAATGGGATTCTCAACAGTCAGAACAAGTTAGCAAGAGACGAGACAGGGGAGACAGGGTAATGGTAAAGCAAACAAGTTATTATACATTAAGCAAATTGCTCACAGCTTGTACTGTGATCTTTGTCAACGGGTGAGACAGGGGAAGTCATTCTAATGCCAAGGAGGTTTTTATGAGCACTTTTGGCACACAGAGCTGAGAGAAAAATCAGCTGCAGCACAGTGCCGTAGTTATGACGGTAACACTGAGCGTAAGACTACACAGAAAGCTGTACGAGTCCTCAGTACCCTACGTGAGCCAAAGACATCTCATTCATGCAAATCCTGGTAGGGTTCAGATTTACACAGCTCCCTGTGCTTTGAATGGAgggcaaatgaaaaaaacatttgtggTACAAAATTCTGTGAGACTTCTAATACCACTCACCCTGAAGGCCCAGTCAGGGCAAGGCACTGTAACCCGCTGCCTGTAGTGGGATGAAGATAGGCTTAGACAGCTGACACAGACCACAGATCTGGATTTCTCCACCATACAGTCAAACTCACCTGAAAGAGTGGCACAACCTCAGATACTCCCTGAGGATCTCCAGGGTCCTGGAGGAGGATGCACAGGTAGTAGATAACTTTTTGCTACAAGAGAAACAGACAAAATCATCAGAGTTTGAAAACGCTATCAAAGTGTCTGGAGTTATCAGAGAAAGAGGATCTGTTTCAACTTATCGGGCTAAAGGCCAATGACCCCAGGCCACACTCAACTCTACAAGTTTGTATCTATAGCTTTCCTTGCTtcacacaataaaaaaataattttactcgtatttttttctattaaatttttaACCTGAAATGCATGCATGCTGGGAGGGCAAGATCTGCTTTTCTACAGGAGCTTTGCAGAAAACCTCAGCAACAGGAAAAATCATCTCTTGTCTATCTTCTTATCTCCATCTTGACTACTTACGGAGTTTGGCATCAGGATTTGTAAGAACAGTTCaacaaaaagaagtaaaaccACTAACTCAGTGTCAGTGTCATTATCTAAAGGATGGGTTTGGCTTCTTGAGGTTATCGGTTTGGCTTGAGTTCTCCTTTAAAAGCAAGAGAACAGACAGGGGAATAAAGAGTGAAATTTGAAACAAAGCTCTTGATGTCAGTAAAGCTATGGATGTTGCTGCGTGTCATTGCTCCAGTAAATCACACTCGTGAAAATGAACTGGACGTGAGCATGCCCACAGATAGAGGAGACGAAAGACTGTGTATGATTACCATGTGGATGGCTTCATTGATAACCACATCCTTCACCTGACCCATCTCAATGAAGGTTGTGCTCTCTTTCCCCGAAGCGTAGGATGAAGTCACCTGGATGCCGAGTGAGCCGATGACCAGTAGTGATTCCTGGTCAACTTTCACAAAGTGCAGGTATATGATCAGGCCAATCAGCGTGATGAAGATAGCAGCAGAAAGCACCATGCTATTCTGTAATGCAATCAAGCAAAGACAGAGCTCTGGTCTTACAAGTAATTGAGTGCAGCTTTAGAGAAAGTAATGTTGCACAGTAAATTATAACAAAGCTACAGTCACAAGACAATTTTACTCAGGTGGAGTCCTTTTATTCACCTGGCTGGCTGATATATGTGTAATAGGATTTAAACCAGTCATCACAATATGGCCTGAAAGAACTGGGAGCCAAAACTGAAAACTGCAAGAAAATTCTATTCCTTTGTTGTAAATTTAGTGCAGAATGATCAAGCAAAACCGGCTAGTTACATCAATGACAGCGTATTACACAAATGTCTACAGAGATGATGTCACTAACAGAGATGTGTTGTGAAATGTTTACTAGAACTGAGGGTGGAGtttcagagagaaagaaaatttttttagggaaaaacacTGACCTagtgattttctttttacaaacTGCAAGTCTAAACTTGTTCAAACCTCATCTCTCTTTCTGCCTTAAACACTAATCTAAAGAACATTTGCTTTCTCCTGTGCTTTTTCTGAGGATGAACATATTCTGCATGCTGCAATCTTGGGACTGCTGTtacataaaataatatataactGATGAAACTGAAGTAATCTGAAGATGTGGTAATAAATCCTAAAGGTCCGCAACCTACAACCTATTTCTGGGACATGTTTTAGAGAGCTCCAGGCTGCGTACCCATGAATCAAAGTTATAACTGGTACTTCCTAAAGGACCAGAACTGCATGGCCCTACCACTCAGGCTGGGACTGTACCACCAGAAGAAGCCGTGGGCACATTCACACAGAAAGGATATGGGACTCCTCCTGAAGTCTGTCATCACGGAAAACAGTCATGAATAACAGACACTGAAATCCACAGAGACTTTCAGATCTGG
Above is a genomic segment from Athene noctua chromosome 6, bAthNoc1.hap1.1, whole genome shotgun sequence containing:
- the PIGH gene encoding phosphatidylinositol N-acetylglucosaminyltransferase subunit H, with amino-acid sequence MAERRYRSAAGAAIALRRRQHSASCRELAVRCPRLQLRSLSAVTSAVWLAAYGLFALTQNSMVLSAAIFITLIGLIIYLHFVKVDQESLLVIGSLGIQVTSSYASGKESTTFIEMGQVKDVVINEAIHMQKVIYYLCILLQDPGDPQGVSEVVPLFQNSKPRLDCLIEVYKSCQEILEQRKTAPQSSGIK